tgttatataaatatattatgtgTTCATCATCctcacatacatatatatataaaaattaatgtagAAGTTATGTTATGTATTTCCATGCTATGTATTGAAGAATttatatatgttacaatatTGTGAAACCccatgtttttcttttcttgtgttatatatatatatatatatatatatatatatatataatatctatatatatatatatgagatggAGGATATGTTGACAGAAGAGAGAGAGCACAACCCGAGATGGGTTAAAAGGGATCTTTGCCAATGTTGGGAGTGTGCTCTCTCTTCTTCTGTCACCATTATTATCATCCTTACATACATATCCCATCTTATATAtcatcatcatatatatatataatatatgtatatattaatcatATGTAAAGTTTAAGGTGATGGGTTTGGTAGGTAATAAtaataagcaaaaaaaaaaaagtaacttttCATGTTCTATTTCGTTAATTTTCAGGTTCAAGTTCTATCTTTTGTTGAAGATTATTTTatcagagaagaagaagaagaaaaagctgtAGTTGGTTCAGAAAAAGGGTTTTAGAAGATGAAAGTAGTTGAGATTTTAATCAATAGTGTCATATCTATGATGAtgaaagatgatgatgatgatgatgattataaagctttattatatatatggacTATGTCTATTATGTAGGTTGAAAAAATCAACAGAGATATTAATCAAAAGAGTTGTTGTAATTCTTTTTttagtatatatgttttggtaAAAATTAGTGATCATTTTCTTTTCTAGTAAAAGCAGGTGAGCTAGTACTTTTCtacattatataaatatatatatatttatatatataatgatgtATAAATGCATACTTTTTTCTTtgtaaaccaaaataaaaaccatGAATCACTAAGAGCACAAAAGATTGGAACTTTATATAAATTTCAAACAATTTGTTATGTACAAAATATAGTTCAATAGATGGAATTGAATACTTTATAGAACAATATTCCAATTTGGTTGAAAACTGAGTATTTTCTTTTCTAGGAAAAGCAAGTGAGCTAGTGACAGCTTTACCTCTATGgtttattttgtgtatatatatctatatatatatatattagtgtaTAAAtggatttcttttttatttgtatAAACCAAATAAAAGATTGGAACTTTGTATGAATTTCAAACTAAGATTGGTATAATAGTGACAAGGCTATGGtattaacatatataaatgCAAATTTTTCAGAAAAATCACAAAAAGATTGGAACTTTGTATACATTTCAAACAGAGATTGTTATTACATATTAGTAAGTAAGAATCTGAGATCACATAATAGTTCAATTAGATGAAATTGAACAATATTCCAatttgaaaaagagaaaaaaaaaattacaaagaatGGATTAACAAACACTTGAAAATCAATCAATCTACTCTAAAATCTAATGTTGTTGTTAAGTAACAAACACTTGAAAATCATTGTTGAGTAGTAACTTTAATCTCACAATCTTCTacttgatcatcatcatcatcatctgaaACAATATCATCCAAAGTATAATGCAAACTACAAGAAAAAGTAAGACTTGGTTTGATTCTTGGTACTTCCATAGGCTCAGCTTCATTACTCAAAATCTGTAAGACTCTTCTCATTGTAGGCCTTTCATTACTATCCGGGTTAGCACAACTCAACCCCACAAGCAAAAGCTTTCTCATTTCTTCCTCTTTAAACTCGCCATTCAATCTTTTATCAGCAGCTTCAATGATCTTCCCTTCAGAATACAAACCCCAAACCCAATCAACAAGATTAACCATCTTCTGAGTATCGATTTCCCGCTCTATCGGTCTTCTACCACAAGCAACTTCAAGAATCACAACACCAAAGCTAAAAACATCAGTCTTTTCGGTTGCTTTACCGTATTGAAGATACTCAGGAGCAAGGTATCCCATTGTTCCTGCAGTTAGAGTTGAAACAGGGCTCTTATCATGATCCATGAGTTTTGCTAAACCGAAATCGCCTAATCTTGCATTGAAGTTTCCATCAAGCAAAACATTTCCTGTCTTGATATCTCTATGGATTACTTGTTGCTCACATTCTTGATGAAGATAAGTCAAAACAGAAGCTAAACCAACTGCAATGTTGTGTCTATGTGACCAACTCAAATAAGGTCCTTGTTGGTAAAGCAATTTATCAAGACTACCATTAGGCATGAAATCATAAACAAGTAACAATTCACCTTTCTCAACACACCAACCTTGAAGTTGAACCAAATTCTTATGTCTCAAACAAGCAATAATAGATAACTCAGCAAGAAATTCAGTTTTACCTTCATGTGAATGCTTTGATCTTTTCACAGCAGCAATTGTACCTGAATTCACAAAGAAAGCTTTATAGACAGTACCAAATGCTCCATGCCCAATTATCCTACTTGAATGAAAACCCTTTGTGGCTAACTTCAATTCTCTATAAGTAAACTCTCTTGGAGATGTTAAAAGCTCATGATTGAAGAAAAGCTTTTGAGTTTTAATACTGTTTAATCTTCTCACAGACACATAAACAAACACAACAAGTGCAACAAAAAAGAAGGCTGGTACAGCTATTCCAAGCTCTAAACCAAGCTTCTTGTGATGATTATTCCTTGAAGAAGAATCAGAATCAACTTCAGGAATCATTGGTGTAACAAAAGCCACAGAATTATCAGACACATTATGAggattttttcttgttcttaaAGACAAAAATCCATATGTATGAAAACTCCAATTCTCAATCAAATGAAGCTCAGTACTTCCTTCAGTTGAAGCTGAAAATCCCACATACATATTCTCTGTAAGATACTCATAAAGATTAATATCCAAACTCAAAATCGCCTTTTCGGGTTTGATATTCGAGTAACTCAAGAACACACTCAACTTCTCTTGAACATTCTTGTAATCAATCCAAGTTGTGATTACATTCCCAGCTTTAAGATTAATCCCCTGCAACATAGTATTAGCAGTTTTGATTGAATTAAGACTCTCAATATCAAACCCAACATGATTATCATTTGGATCATCAAAATGCATATCTAAACGAGTATCAAACTCAATAGCCAAAAACTTGTTCTTGGTCAATTGAGAAGAATTAACAAGACCCAAATAACCACCAGGGCTACCAAGAATCCTATTATCCGGCGAAAGAAAGAACGATAACCCGTCCCCGAAAGAGCTAGGGTTTAGATTAGCAATGGTGAAAGAGAATTTAGTGGAGAAAGAAGCTGTGGTATTAGTTTCTGAGTCAAAAAACTTAATTGGGTTATTGAAGATTACTGTTCCAGCACTTGAAGATGGAACACCGAGCTCTCTTGTTAACCCAATCATGCCGTTTCTGAGATAAGAATCTCCGAGTAGTGTGAAGTTTCTCAGACTGAAAAATGGGAAATCCAATCTGACATtatcagaagaagaagaagaaggtaaAGATAGTACAAAAGGTGGGTTTTTTGAGTAGTAAAGAAGGAAGCAAAAGAAGAAAACAAGAAGCTTTCTTGAAGACATTTCTATGGAGATTTggactatttagtgagattggGAGAagggtttttctgggtttgtgtTGGATTGAagattagagagagagagagagaggttgaagATGGTTTGAGTAAAGATTGAATTTTTAGAGGGAAAGTGGGGTTTTAACGGTTGAATAAAATAATGGGCGCGTGGGTGTGTGTGGTCGTTTTCTCTAACGGTAATGATAAAAACGACGTAGTTTTCAGAGAATTAAATAATTCCATTATTAGTCTCTCAATtatataatctaaaatttaatgAATGGCTAGTTGCTCAAAATTCAATTATAGAACCTTTATTTGCCGGTTTCCTACCGGGGGACGGAGCTGAGCAATGGGTGGCCCCACATATTAATAGCATTAAGATTAACGTTGATGCGGTATTGTTTGAGGAGGCTAAGAGTTTTGGCGTTGGGTATGTGGCACGCAATGCAGGTAGTTTCTTGATAGAAGGTTGCACAAAACTATTCCAAGGGTCAAGTTCTCCCGAAGTTGCGGAAGCAATGGGGATCTGAGAAGCATTGAGTTGGATAAAAGAAAATCAATGGCCACAGGTGATACTTTATACAGATTGTCCCTTTGTTAGTGCAAGCCATTTGTAGTTCTATTGTTATGATTTTCATGTTTGGTcaaattgttaatgattgtAAGGTTATACTTAGCTCTTTGAGAAGTATTTcgatttattttgttaaacgatcgACAAATATGGTGACTCGTTCATTTGCAAAAGCTGCTATATTATATCTTGATTGTCGTTTTAATTTAGGGTCTTTTCTAACTATTTTGTTACCTCATTTGGTAACAGAGGTTACTCGTTAATAAAGTGATGactttgaattaaaaaaaaaaatctattgtaagttttttaactttaataattaaattcctgaatttctatttcttttattttttttttgttcttgtataaaaattaagtagggaaatttttatatatatacattatatacattaatattacaaaaaaaacgTTAAATGAAAACAATGCATTTGTATGCCGTGACACGTCATCAAGCTTACCGTGATTAGCTTGAATAATTTTGGAACCACCGGCGATGAAGGAGACGCGCCCACAATTCCATATTTCTCGGCCATCTCTGCGCGTGGTTCTACTGTTTAAAACAGAAATCTATAAATACCGTAAGAATAATACACGAAAACGAAAAACAGAAACCAAACCAACCTTGAACGAAAAAACACCATTGACGGAAAAATACAGATCTCGACGAATCTGAAAATTAGAGAATCGATCATCATATCTCTCAAAACTGTTGCTGTATACAACAAGCAAATCATCGTCTCTCTAATTCGACCTACAATTCAATCCATCAATAAACCTATGAGCTGATCACAACaaacaaaaaatcgaaaaaccAGAAATCGTTGcttcgaggaagaagaagaagtccgTCAACTACAACATCGAAAACTAAATCTGAATAAGGTACCTATTATACATTACGATACATACTACTGCTTATAACACATTACACCTTCCAATTCCTGAAAACACCTAAAAATCCATCATGTTTGTTAATTCTGTTAAACATGATTATTTGACAATTAATCAGTACTAATCAGATAGTTTACCAGTTGTAATCATAACTGATAGTAAACTAATCAATACTAAGTACTTTAAAAAATACAGTACACTATAAACCTTCGTAATTGTAATCGCTCCAACATTATAGTTCAACATATAGTCATCTAATTAGTAAAACTGCATATAAACCttactataaaaaatataaaatttagtttATGAACATCACACCTATtacatgtttattatttttgtatatacatAATGTTTATCGTATACAATACTTAACATGATTAAACTAAACAAATCACGCGGGAATATGGATGTTAGAACGGTGATTCTTTTTTACAATGGAACTTGGGTTGACAAAACAACATACGTTGATTATGAAGTCGAAGGTATACTAATTCCAACGGATTGTTCACATTATGAGCTTTCTCACATAGTATACGAAGCTTTGAATTTGGACAGAAACAAATATACGATTGATCTTCAATTTCAAGTAACTGAAGGCATACCACCAATAAGAATCAAAGACAATAGTGGATGCAAGTTTTATGAACAAATACGAAGGAAAAATGATGATGAGACCAAATATCCTATACGTGTTAACATCTCAACATCCACAACCGACAATGAACACAATGATAGAGTAAACTATACCTACAATGGGGACACTAGTTTACACACAAGGCAACTGCTACCAACAAGAACGAATATGCAACAAAGATGGCAGATTATGTGATTGAACAAACTCAAATATCGATGGAAGAAAGCTCCGaagaaaatcaaataattttaaatcctCAAGTTGCTGAAATACACATTGGCCAAGTTTTTGCAAACAAGGAAACCCTCCAACAAGCAGTAAGCCTTCACTCAATAAGATACAATCAACCTTTCAAGGTAAAAAGATCATCAAAACTAGACTATAAACTAGTCTGTATTGATGATAACCGCAACCGGACATTCTTAGCATCAAAACATGGAAAGACTGACATGTTTATCATAAGAAAAATAGAGCATACTCATACATGTTCATTGGACATCACTTCTGGAGACCATCCTCAAGCTACAAGCAACCTGGTTGGAAAGGTTATAAAAAACAAGTTTGTAAACCCAAAAAGAGATTACACTCCAACGAAATTGTGGATGACATGGCGGATGATTACGGTGTCTCTATATCTTACCAAAAAGCATGGAGAGCTAGAGAAAAGGCAATTGTGGATGCTCGTCGCCGCCCACAAGAATCATACGGTGAGATACCATCAATTTTATACATGATGCAAATATCAAACCCGGTAATAAAATACTTCATCAACATAAAGTACTAATATGCTATATAGGAATTTATACTATAAACTAATTGGTTACTTTTGAAACAGGAACAATCACAGACCTAGTAACAGATgaagataacaaattcaaataTCTATACTTTGCAGTAGGTGCTTCAATAAAAGGTTGGCAACACTGTACACCAATTATAGTCACAGATGGAACCTTTTTGACAAACCAACATGGAGGCACTTTGTTGATAGCAAGTGCACAAAATGCAAATAGACATATATTCCCACTTGCATTTGCAGTAGTAGATTCCGAAAATGACGGCTCTTGGGAATGGTTTCTtcacaaaataaaggaaacttatGGCGAAAGAGAAGGTCAATGCATCGTATCGGATAGACATGAGAGTATACTAAAAGCAAGAAAAGAGACCTTTCCAGATATAATGCATGGGGTATGTTGTTACCATTTGATgaagaatataaaaatgaaattcaaaaaaggAGGTGATGAGCTCAAGATTGCATTTAATAGTGCATCTAAAGCTTACAACATAGAAGATTTTGAAAAGAGCATGCAAGACTTGGACAATATAGATGTAAGAATAAGAGATTACTTGGTGAATGAAATTGGTGTCGAAAAGTGGACAAGACTATATGGCATGAACAGGAGATACAAAACAATGACATCAAATATTGCCGAATCGATCAATGCGGCCTTGAAAGCAAGAAGAGACCTACCCATCGCAACTCTACTAGAATGCCTACATTCATTGGTGCAAAGATGGTATTGGGAAAACAAGAATAGAGCCCAAAAAACTACAACAACACTGGCAAAAATACCTGAAAAAACATTAAAGAAACAAAGAGATATGAGTTTAAAGTACAAGGTAATTATgtatacagaaaaataaaaattgcttACAAACATATTTACTCTGTTGTAAACTTAATAATGGTTTACTTGATTAATACAAAGTTGAAACAAAGAAACCTTCGGTATACCAAGTACACGACAACAACGGATCTCACATAGTAAACTTGGAGAATAAAACATGCGGCCAACGATTTGAATATGATGAAATGCCTTGCTCTCATGCAATCGCTGTACTAAGCAAAAGGAACCTGTCTTGCTACAAATATTGCTCATACTACTACACGAAAGAAGCTTTTATGGCAACATATGAAGACAGTATACTCCCATTAGGTGAGGCAACATCATGGAATATACCAGATTTAATAAGAAATATTGTAGTCCTCCCACCTAAACATAAGAGAGCTGCCGGAAGACCAAAGAAACAACGATACAAAAATGGACTTGAAGCAAAAGCACAAGTGGTATGCGGTCAATGTCACCAGAGAGGACACAACAAAAGATCATGTAAAAATGACCCAGTACTAAAACcaccaagaaaaagaaaaagatcataagatcctgagGTAAAATGAATAAATGTTGGTAAGCATCAAACATGGTTACTAAATAGACAGTATACAAAAACAATTTACAATGATAATTGTTAGTTGATAAAGCTTTTCAATGTATTAATACAAACTTTTAATAAAATGATTACAATTCGCTTAGATTcaagtaagtttttttttttcctcctcTATATATGAACAGTTACCAAATATATGAACAGTTACTAACTGTAATTTATTTACAACCATTTTAAAGGTTAATAAACCATCACATTGGTTTATATCACTTAGAAAGGTATACAGAAATGTCATTGGTTTATAagatcaaacaaaattaaacaaaaatcacataaaaaatgCCAGAACACTAAAACTAAATTctaaatccaaaaaattaacatattgtCTCACAGAAATACATAACATAAAAACTGCAAAACATACTGTGCCGCAAAACCAAAAGGTtacttcaaaattaaaataggcAAGAGTCTCCTAAAATATTACTGTTCCAAACAGTTTCTTAAACAAACACAAACATAaacctaaaaacaaaacaacatgacataaaaatacacataaagttCAAAAAAATGTAAACTAGGTTTCCAACATGTTGTTCTATTACATAAAACTATGGCATCCTTCCTGGATGCTCCGAAGTAGACTCGTACCCACCCAACTCCTTCTTCTTTGCATGAACAAACAGATCAACACACAACTTCTTCCGAGTGAATGCAATGTCCAACTTCTTAGGAAtcttatcaatcaatccatgcATGAAGAAATGAgcatactttatgataaaaacACCACAATCACTACATCACAAAAATAAACCCATAGCAATTgtcagataacaaaaaataaacaataacatagaatcataaatataaaaaaaaacaaagatagTTACCTATCCTCTTGTTGTGGCAAATTATCAACCACGACAATATCAAACGCATCGATATCTTTTACCTTGCCAGTGCTTACTACTCCTGTCAATATCTTTTCTCCCCTCATAGAAATTAACATGTGACAGTAAGATAGGAATTATTACAGCAAATGCACGAACAAAACTCTCTGAGTTGTTCTTgtacctcccaaacctcatagAATTCAACACTTTTAAGCATCTCATCTTAATGTCAAGAATACACAATATCCAATGAGCAAGAACAATCACGTTAACAGGCATTAGTACGAAATCAAGCTCGGCCAGGGTTTATTGCATAACATATAAAAACCCGCTATGTATGCAGCTGCCTTAGAATCCTTCTTAACCGAATCAACATTTTCACCACTTGCAACAAACTCattatataa
This Cannabis sativa cultivar Pink pepper isolate KNU-18-1 chromosome 6, ASM2916894v1, whole genome shotgun sequence DNA region includes the following protein-coding sequences:
- the LOC115724605 gene encoding probable L-type lectin-domain containing receptor kinase S.7 isoform X1, which gives rise to MSSRKLLVFFFCFLLYYSKNPPFVLSLPSSSSSDNVRLDFPFFSLRNFTLLGDSYLRNGMIGLTRELGVPSSSAGTVIFNNPIKFFDSETNTTASFSTKFSFTIANLNPSSFGDGLSFFLSPDNRILGSPGGYLGLVNSSQLTKNKFLAIEFDTRLDMHFDDPNDNHVGFDIESLNSIKTANTMLQGINLKAGNVITTWIDYKNVQEKLSVFLSYSNIKPEKAILSLDINLYEYLTENMYVGFSASTEGSTELHLIENWSFHTYGFLSLRTRKNPHNVSDNSVAFVTPMIPEVDSDSSSRNNHHKKLGLELGIAVPAFFFVALVVFVYVSVRRLNSIKTQKLFFNHELLTSPREFTYRELKLATKGFHSSRIIGHGAFGTVYKAFFVNSGTIAAVKRSKHSHEGKTEFLAELSIIACLRHKNLVQLQGWCVEKGELLLVYDFMPNGSLDKLLYQQGPYLSWSHRHNIAVGLASVLTYLHQECEQQVIHRDIKTGNVLLDGNFNARLGDFGLAKLMDHDKSPVSTLTAGTMGYLAPEYLQYGKATEKTDVFSFGVVILEVACGRRPIEREIDTQKMVNLVDWVWGLYSEGKIIEAADKRLNGEFKEEEMRKLLLVGLSCANPDSNERPTMRRVLQILSNEAEPMEVPRIKPSLTFSCSLHYTLDDIVSDDDDDDQVEDCEIKVTTQQ
- the LOC133038978 gene encoding uncharacterized protein LOC133038978; amino-acid sequence: MADDYGVSISYQKAWRAREKAIVDARRRPQESYGTITDLVTDEDNKFKYLYFAVGASIKGWQHCTPIIVTDGTFLTNQHGGTLLIASAQNANRHIFPLAFAVVDSENDGSWEWFLHKIKETYGEREGQCIVSDRHESILKARKETFPDIMHGVCCYHLMKNIKMKFKKGGDELKIAFNSASKAYNIEDFEKSMQDLDNIDVRIRDYLVNEIGVEKWTRLYGMNRRYKTMTSNIAESINAALKARRDLPIATLLECLHSLVQRWYWENKNRAQKTTTTLAKIPEKTLKKQRDMSLKYKKPSVYQVHDNNGSHIVNLENKTCGQRFEYDEMPCSHAIAVLSKRNLSCYKYCSYYYTKEAFMATYEDSILPLGEATSWNIPDLIRNIVVLPPKHKRAAGRPKKQRYKNGLEAKAQVVCGQCHQRGHNKRSCKNDPVLKPPRKRKRS
- the LOC115724605 gene encoding probable L-type lectin-domain containing receptor kinase S.7 isoform X2, with amino-acid sequence MSSRKLLVFFFCFLLYYSKNPPFVLSLPSSSSSDNVRLDFPFFSLRNFTLLGDSYLRNGMIGLTRELGVPSSSAGTVIFNNPIKFFDSETNTTASFSTKFSFTIANLNPSSFGDGLSFFLSPDNRILGSPGGYLGLVNSSQLTKNKFLAIEFDTRLDMHFDDPNDNHVGFDIESLNSIKTANTMLQGINLKAGNVITTWIDYKNVQEKLSVFLSYSNIKPEKAILSLDINLYEYLTENMYVGFSASTEGSTELHLIENWSFHTYGFLSLRTRKNPHNVSDNSVAFVTPMIPEVDSDSSSRNNHHKKLGLELGIAVPAFFFVALVVFVYVSVRRLNSIKTQKLFFNHELLTSPREFTYRELKLATKGFHSSRIIGHGAFGTVYKAFFVNSGTIAAVKRSKHSHEGTMGYLAPEYLQYGKATEKTDVFSFGVVILEVACGRRPIEREIDTQKMVNLVDWVWGLYSEGKIIEAADKRLNGEFKEEEMRKLLLVGLSCANPDSNERPTMRRVLQILSNEAEPMEVPRIKPSLTFSCSLHYTLDDIVSDDDDDDQVEDCEIKVTTQQ